Proteins encoded together in one Penicillium digitatum chromosome 1, complete sequence window:
- a CDS encoding 3' exoribonuclease family protein, with amino-acid sequence MADRRRINGPPGGTRPPVFASLQESSTGVANRAQRQRQPTELRKIFLKTGLIPTASGSSYLEFEPSASLAAARSNPKSLIPPSSALKLACTVHGPKPLPRSAAFSPNLVLTTHVKYAPFAARKRKGHIRDASERDLGVHLETALRGAIIADRWPKSGLDITLTIIEAEDDRWWGDAPDSHDASWGMMNVLAGCITAASAAIADAHIDCLDLVSGGVAALVSDDPDQSASSAPRLMLDIDPAEHRSILSACVVAYMPARDEITELWLKGDSSRAALEKDDGRTGHEALIDGAVDAARGANTVLAEAVRESIARSFASV; translated from the exons ATGGCTGATAGAAGACGTATCAATGGGCCACCTGGTGGTACAAGACCCCCAGTCTTTGCATCCCTTCAAGAATCCTCGACAGGCGTTGCAAATCGCGCCCAGCGCCAGCGCCAACCCACCGAATTACGGAAAATCT TTCTCAAAACAGGATTGATTCCAACTGCCTCAGGCTCTTCATACCTTGAATTTGAACCATCCGCTTCCCTCGCCGCCGCCCGCTCCAACCCCAAATCTCTGATCCCACCCTCCTCAGCACTGAAGCTGGCTTGTACTGTCCACGGACCAAAGCCACTCCCCCGCTCTGCTGCATTCTCACCGAACCTTGTTCTCACCACTCATGTCAAGTATGCGCCATTTGCCGCCCGCAAGCGGAAAGGACATATCCGTGATGCCAGCGAGCGTGACCTTGGTGTACATCTAGAGACCGCCCTCCGTGGCGCAATCATTGCCGACCGCTGGCCCAAGAGTGGTCTGGATATCACTCTTACAATCATTGAAGCAGAAGACGACCGTTGGTGGGGCGATGCCCCAGACTCACACGATGCGTCATGGGGAATGATGAACGTTCTCGCCGGGTGTATCACAGCGGCTTCTGCTGCCATTGCAGATGCCCACATTGACTGTCTTGATCTTGTATCTGGTGGTGTCGCTGCTCTGGTTTCAGATGACCCAGATCAGTCCGCATCATCTGCCCCGCGACTCATGCTTGACATTGATCCCGCGGAACATCGATCGATTCTGTCGGCTTGTGTGGTGGCATACATGCCGGCGCGCGATGAGATTACTGAACTCTGGCTCAAGGGTGATAGTTCAAGGGCGGCTCTTGAAAAGGACGACGGGCGTACGGGCCATGAAGCGTTGATTGACGGCGCTGTGGATGCGGCTCGTGGCGCTAACACTGTCTTGGCTGAGGCTGTGAGGGAATCTATTGCCAGGTCTTTTGCTTCAGTCTAA
- a CDS encoding Prolyl-tRNA synthetase, with translation MASQNPSDTPAFEGTAPQTLPDRTQAPADGEAGESKNAAKKAAKLAKLKADKADKKASNKGEKGIGKQEAKKSSKKKVDGAALIGIDVLKEEDFSGWYQQVLTKGDLLDYYDVSGCFILKPALFFIWEQIQEYFNKAIKGMGVKNCSFPLFVSEDVLQREKDHIEGFAAEVAWVTHAGSTPLEKKIAIRPTSETVMYPYYAKWIRSHRDLPLRLNQWNSVVRWEFKHPQPLLRSREFLWQEGHTAHLTEGAAREEVLSILDYYAKIYKELLAVPVVKGQKTEKEKFAGGNYTTTVEGYIPATGRGIQGGTSHGLGQNFSKMFGITVEDPTATIDEKKPPLHVWQNSWGLSTRSLGVMVMIHSDNKGLVLPPRVAEVQVIIVPVGLTAKTTEEEREKLNAEVDGLVAVLVAAGVRADSDKSSYSPGWKFNQYELRGVPLRIEFGPGESAGHFVTTARRDIPGKDGKGSIPISELATGVPALLETIQSDLYKRADEQFKAHRIKITKWDDFVPALNNKNICVIPHCLTEECEDQIKDMSARKAEEDSGEAEDAKAPSMGAKSLCIPFEQPEGLEQGVTPCCNPKCQRLAEKWCMFGRSY, from the exons ATGGCTAGCCAGAACCCCAGCGATACCCCCGCCTTCGAGGGCACTGCCCCCCAGACCCTGCCTGACCGCACTCAAGCCCCCGCTGATGGCGAGGCGGGTGAGTCAAAAAACGCCGCCAAAAAAGCCGCGAAGCTCGCGAAACTGAAGGCGGATAAGGCCGATAAGAAGGCCTCGAACAAGGGAGAGAAGGGCATTGGCAAGCAAGAGGCCAAGAAATCTTCTAAGAAGAAGGTTGatggtgctgctttgattGGCATTGATGTCTTGAAAGAGGAGGACTTCTCCGGCTGGTACCAGCAGGTTCTCACCAAGGGTGATTTGCTGGACTACTATGATGTCTCCGGTTGCTTTATTCTCAAACCTGCGTTGTTCTTCATCTGGGAGCAGATCCAGGAATACTTCAACAAAGCCATTAAGGGAATGGGTGTCAAGAACTGCTCTTTCCCTCTGTTCGTGTCCGAGGATGTCCTGCAGCGGGAGAAGGACCACATCGAGGGCTTTGCCGCTGAAGTCGCCTGGGTCACGCATGC TGGTTCGACCCCCCTCGAGAAGAAGATTGCCATTCGCCCTACTTCTGAGACTGTCATGTACCCCTACTATGCCAAGTGGATTCGCAGTCACCGTGATCTCCCTCTTCGTCTCAACCAGTGGAACTCTGTCG TGAGATGGGAGTTCAAGCACCCCCAACCACTCCTCCGGTCACGAGAGTTCCTTTGGCAAGA AGGTCACACCGCTCACCTGACTGAAGGTGCCGCCCGCGAGGAAGTTCTGAGCATCCTTGACTACTACGCCAAGATTTACAAGGAACTTCTTGCCGTGCCTGTCGTCAAGGGCCAGAAGACCGAGAAGGAGAAGTTCGCTGGCGGTAATTACACCACCACTGTCGAAGGCTACATTCCCGCCACTGGCCGTGGTATTCAGGGCGGTACATCTCACGGATTGGGCCAGAACTTTAGCAAGATGTTCGGCATCACTGTTGAGGATCCCACCGCTACAATCGATGAGAAGAAGCCCCCTCTGCACGTCTGGCAGAACTCCTGGGGTTTGTCCACCCGCTCACTAGGTGTCATGGTCATGATTCACAGTGACAACAAGGGTCTGGTCCTGCCTCCTCGTGTGGCTGAGGTCCAGGTTATTATTGTCCCAGTCGGTCTCACTGCCAAGACCACCGAAGAGGAGCGCGAGAAGCTTAATGCTGAGGTCGACGGTCTCGTCGCCGTCCTCGTCGCTGCCGGTGTCCGTGCCGACAGCGACAAGAGCAGCTACTCCCCCGGCTGGAAGTTCAACCAGTACGAGCTCCGCGGTGTGCCTCTGCGCATTGAGTTCGGCCCCGGCGAGTCTGCCGGCCACTTTGTTACCACCGCCCGCCGTGATATCCCCGGCAAGGATGGCAAGGGCAGCATCCCAATCTCCGAGCTGGCTACTGGCGTTCCTGCTCTCCTTGAGACCATCCAGTCTGACCTGTACAAACGCGCTGATGAGCAGTTCAAGGCTCATcgcatcaagatcaccaagTGGGATGACTTTGTTCCTGCTCTGAACAACAAGAACATTTGCGTCATTCCCCACTGCTTGACCGAGGAGTGCGAGGACCAGATCAAGGACATGAGTGCCCGTAAGGCTGAGGAAGACTCCGGTGAAGCTGAGGATGCCAAGGCCCCCAGCATGGGTGCCAAATCTCTGTGCATTCCTTTCGAGCAGCCCGAGGGTCTTGAGCAAGGTGTCACTCCCTGCTGCAACCCCAAGTGCCAGCGTCTTGCTGAGAAATGGTGCATGTTTGGCC GCTCTTATTAA